A region from the Lutra lutra chromosome 1, mLutLut1.2, whole genome shotgun sequence genome encodes:
- the NKTR gene encoding NK-tumor recognition protein isoform X2: MGAQDRPQCHFDIEINREPVGRIMFQLFSDICPKTCKNFLCLCSGEKGLGKTTGKKLCYKGSTFHRVVKNFMIQGGDFSEGNGKGGESIYGGYFKDENFILKHDRAFLLSMANRGKHTNGSQFFITTKPAPHLDGVHVVFGLVISGFEVIEQIENLKTDAASRPYADVRVIDCGVLATKSTKDVFEKKRKKPTHSEDSDSSSNSSSSSESSSESEIEHERSRRRKHKRRPKVKHSKKRRKEASSSEEPRTKHIMSPKGHSERSHTNEKRSVDSNAKREKPVVRPEEIPPVPENRFLLRRDMPLVTVEPEPKIPDVTPIVSDQKPSVSKSGRKIKGRGTIRYHTPPRSRSCSESDDDDSSETPPHWKEEMQRLRAYRPPSGEKWSKGDKLSDPCSSRWDERSLSQRSRSWSYNGYYSDLSTARHSDSHHKKRRKEKKVKHKKKAKKQKHCRRHKQTKKRRIIVPSDIESSKSSTRRMKSSCDRERRSRSSSLSSHHSSKRDWSKSDKDDQSSSTHSSRDSYRSKSHSQSYSRGSSRSRTPSKSSSHSRSRSKSRSTSKSGHQRTASKSPRRTTSQISENKPVKTEPLRATVPQNENVVVQPVVAENIPVIPLSDSPPPSRWKPGQKPWKPSYERIQEMKAKTTHLLPLQSTYSLANIKETGSSSSYHKREKNSESDRSAYSKYSDRSSESSPRSRSRSSRSRSYSRSYTRSRSLASSRSRSRSASSRSHSRNKYSDRSQCSRSSSYSSVSSDEGRRAKRKFRSSGKKKNTSNKRHSSSSEKRLRNKYVKSRDKCSSQRKYSESRSSLDYSSDSERSSVQVTQSAQKKERRVQMEMHSKQEKNRNKEKSKPEQECPLSKKRASKDNLSDHLRNGSKPKRKNYAGSKWDSESNSERDVTKNSQSISRPSSDKEEGEATSDSESEFGEIHSKAKPLTKSSAGTSLPDGNGAWKSSKQRSSTSDSDGSYSNSENTRRKARKHKHGSKENLKREQTKKAKEKLKGKKDKKHKAPKRKQAFHWQPPLEFGEEEEEEMSEKQITQEPKEKKQVSENSETMKENTPHPEKSCEEGSLSGKCNPVLTSSDTDQPPKEDGKLGASPTAFSPEELAASPSSIQHVAEDVPGVLEDILQTDDNMDICTPDRSSPAKEASPLGHSRLAAPDVNIVLKQDVHTEPPETEEVKQESSTSESKTMGDVGKRDSSPASLACAVESTVKREGAEKSQLGVLDNKWKPLQGVGNLPAPVTPTSSAVEVKALTAAPEMKPQGLRIEIKSKNKVRPGSLFDEVRKTARLNRRPRNQESSSEEQTPSRDGDSQSRSPSRSRSKSETKSRHRTRSVSYSHSRSRSRSSTSSYRSRSYSRSRSRGWYSRGRTRSRSSSYRSYKSHRTSSRSRSRSSSYDPHSRSRSYTYDSYYSRSRSRSRSQRSDSYHRGRSYNRRSRSCRSYGSDSESDRSYSHHRSPSESSTYS; this comes from the exons GGTTCATGTCGTCTTTGGATTAGTTATTTCTGGTTTTGAAGTAATTGAACAGAttgaaaatctgaaaacagaTGCTGCAAGCAGACCTTATGCAGATGTGCGAGTTATTGATTGTGGGGTGCTTGccacaaaatcaacaaaagatg tttttgagaaaaaaaggaagaaaccaacTCATTCAGAAGACTCGGATTCCTCTTCcaattcctcttcctcttcagaaTCTTCTTCAGAAAGTGAAATTGAACatgagagaagcagaagaaggaaacataAGAGGCGGCCAAAAGTTAAACATTCTAAAAAGAGACGAAAGGAAGCAAGCAGTTCAGAAGAACCAAGGACTAAACACATTATGAGCCCAAAAGG TCACTCTGAGAGGAGTCATACCAATGAAAAAAGGTCAGTTGATTCAAATGCTAAAAGGGAGAAGCCTGTGGTCCGCCCAGAGGAGATTCCTCCAGTTCCTGAGAACCGATTTTTACTGCGAAGAGACATGCCTCTCGTCACGGTGGAACCTGAGCC GAAAATTCCTGATGTTACACCCATTGTTAGTGATCAGAAACCATCTGTATCAAAATCTGGACGGAAGATTAAAGGAAGGGGCACAATT CGCTATCACACTCCTCCAAGGTCAAGATCATGTTCTGAATCAGACGATGATGATAGCAGTGAAACTCCTCCTCattggaaagaagaaatgcaGAGATTAAGAGCATACAGACCACCTAGTGGAGAAAAATGGAGTAAAGGAGATAA ATTAAGTGACCCCTGTTCAAGCCGATGGGATGAGAGAAGCTTGTCCCAGAGATCCAGATCATGGTCCTATAATGGATATTATTCAGACCTTAGTACAGCAAGACACTCTGACAGTCACCATAAAAAacgcaggaaagagaaaaaggttaaacataaaaagaaagctaaaaagcAGAAACATTGCAGAAGACACAAGCAGACTAAGAAGAGAAGGATTATTGTACCGTCTGACATAGAATCCTCAAAGTCTTCCACCCGACGAATGAAATCCTCTTGTGATAGAGAAAGGAGATCTCGTTCTTCCTCGTTATCATCTCATCACTCATCAAAAAGGGACTGGTCTAAATCTGATAAAGATGACCAGAGCTCTTCAACCCATTCCAGCAGAGACTCCTACAGATCTAAATCTCACTCACAGTCTTATTCTAGAGGAAGCTCAAGATCAAGGACTCCGTCAAAATCCTCATCACATTCTCGAAGTAGATCAAAGTCCAGATCTACTTCCAAGTCAGGACACCAAAGGACAGCATCAAAATCACCAAGACGAACAACCTCTCAGATAAGTGAAAATAAACCAGTTAAAACGGAACCTTTACGAGCAACAGTGCCACAAAATGAAAACGTTGTAGTACAACCAGTGGTGGCGGAAAATATTCCTGTAATACCATTGAGTGACAGTCCCCCTCCTTCAAGGTGGAAGCCTGGACAGAAGCCCTGGAAGCCCTCTTATGAGCGAATTCAGGAAATGAAAGCTAAAACAACCCATTTGCTGCCCCTCCAGAGCACTTACAGTTTAGCAAATATCAAAGAGACTGGAAGTTCATCATCCtaccataaaagagaaaaaaattcagaaagtgaTCGGAGTGCTTATTCAAAATACAGTGATAGAAGTTCGGAAAGCTCACCAAGGTCAAGGAGCAGATCTTCTAGGAGTAGATCTTATTCCAGATCATACACAAGGTCACGAAGTCTAGCTAGTTCACGTTCAAGATCTAGGTCTGCCTCATCTAGATCTCATTCACGAAATAAATACAGTGATCGTTCACAGTGTAGTAGATCTTCGTCATACTCTTCTGTTAGCAGTGATGAAGGAAGACGAGCCAAGAGAAAATTCagatccagtgggaaaaaaaagaacacttcaaATAAGAGGCACAGCAGCAGCTCTGAGAAGAGACTTCgcaataaatatgtgaaaagcaGGGACAAGTGTTCGAGTCAGAGAAAGTACAGTGAAAGCCGGTCGTCTTTAGATTATTCTTCAGACAGTGAACGGTCAAGTGTTCAGGTTACACAGTCAGCCCAGAAAAAAGAGAGGCGGGTCCAAATGGAAATGCACagtaagcaagagaaaaacagaaataaagagaaatccaAGCCTGAACAGGAATGCCCTCTTTCAAAGAAAAGGGCCTCGAAGGACAATCTTTCTGATCACCTGAGAAATGGCAGTAAGCCCAAAAGGAAGAATTATGCTGGGAGTAAATGGGACTCTGAGTCAAACTCTGAACGAGATGTAACTAAAAACAGTCAGAGTATTTCCCGGCCATCTTCTGATAAGGAAGAAGGTGAAGCTACATCAGATTCTGAGTCAGAGTTTGGTGAAATTCACAGCAAAGCCAAACCCCTGACGAAATCTTCAGCAGGTACTTCGCTGCCTGATGGTAATGGTGCTTGGAAGTCAAGTAAGCAGCGGTCTTCAACCTCTGATTCTGATGGGTCCTATTCCAATTCAGAAAACACTAGAAGAAAGGCACGGAAGCATAAACACGGgtcaaaagaaaatcttaaaagagaacagaccaaaaaagcaaaggagaaattaaaagggaaaaaagacaaaaagcacaAGGCTCCAAAACGAAAACAGGCGTTTCACTGGCAGCCTCCACTAGAATttggtgaggaggaagaggaggagatgagTGAAAAACAAATTACTCAGGagccaaaagagaaaaaacaagtttCTGAAAATAGTGaaaccatgaaagaaaatacTCCACACCCTGAGAAGTCCTGTGAAGAGGGCAGCCTCTCAGGTAAATGTAATCCAGTCTTGACTTCGTCAGATACCGATCAGCCTCCTAAAGAGGATGGTAAACTTGGCGCTTCTCCTACGGCTTTCAGTCCTGAGGAGcttgctgcttctccctccagcaTTCAGCATGTTGCAGAAGATGTCCCGGGCGTTCTGGAGGATATCCTGCAGACAGATGACAACATGGACATCTGCACTCCTGACAGGAGCTCCCCAGCCAAGGAGGCATCCCCTCTGGGACATTCAAGGCTGGCTGCCCCAGACGTAAACATTGTTCTAAAACAGGATGTGCACACGGAGCCTCCTGAGACAGAGGAGGTAAAACAGGAAAGCAGCACGTCGGAAAGCAAAACGATGGGGGACGTGGGGAAACGGGACAGCAGCCCTGCTAGCCTGGCCTGTGCTGTCGAAAGCACTGTGAAGAGAGAGGGGGCTGAGAAGAGCCAGCTTGGTGTCCTGGATAACAAGTGGAAGCCCCTGCAAGGGGTGGGGAACCTGCCGGCACCGGTGACCCCCACATCCAGTGCCGTGGAGGTGAAAGCGCTGACTGCGGCCCCCGAGATGAAGCCGCAAGGTTTGAGGatagaaattaaaagcaaaaataaagttcGGCCTGGGTCTCTCTTTGATGAGGTAAGAAAGACGGCACGCTTAAACCGGAGGCCAAGGAATCAGGAGAGTTCAAGTGAAGAACAGACACCTAGTCGGGATGGGGATAGCCAGTCCAGGAGTCCGAGCAGATCTCGAAGTAAATCAGAAACcaaatcaagacacagaacaaGGTCTGTCTCCTATAGTCACTCAAGAAGTCGATCGCGAAGTTCCACGTCATCCTATCG ATCAAGAAGCTATTCCAGAAGTCGCAGCAGAGGATGGTACAGCAGAGGCCGCACAAGAAGCCGGAGCAGTTCCTACCGCAGTTACAAAAGTCACAG GACATCCAGCAGGAGCAGATCCAGGAGCAGCTCGTATGACCCCCACAGTCGGTCCAG GTCCTACACTTATGATAGCTACTATAGCAGGAGTCGGAGTCGGAGCCGGAGCCAGAGGAGTGACAGTTACCACCGAGGCAGAAGTTACAACAGGCGATCCAG GAGTTGTAGATCTTATGGCTCTGACAGTGAAAGTGACCGAAGTTACTCTCATCACCGGAGCCCCAGTGAAAGCAGCACATATAGTTGA
- the NKTR gene encoding NK-tumor recognition protein isoform X4, protein MGAQDRPQCHFDIEINREPVGRIMFQLFSDICPKTCKNFLCLCSGEKGLGKTTGKKLCYKGSTFHRVVKNFMIQGGDFSEGNGKGGESIYGGYFKDENFILKHDRAFLLSMANRGKHTNGSQFFITTKPAPHLDGVHVVFGLVISGFEVIEQIENLKTDAASRPYADVRVIDCGVLATKSTKDVFEKKRKKPTHSEDSDSSSNSSSSSESSSESEIEHERSRRRKHKRRPKVKHSKKRRKEASSSEEPRTKHIMSPKGHSERSHTNEKRSVDSNAKREKPVVRPEEIPPVPENRFLLRRDMPLVTVEPEPKIPDVTPIVSDQKPSVSKSGRKIKGRGTIRYHTPPRSRSCSESDDDDSSETPPHWKEEMQRLRAYRPPSGEKWSKGDKLSDPCSSRWDERSLSQRSRSWSYNGYYSDLSTARHSDSHHKKRRKEKKVKHKKKAKKQKHCRRHKQTKKRRIIVPSDIESSKSSTRRMKSSCDRERRSRSSSLSSHHSSKRDWSKSDKDDQSSSTHSSRDSYRSKSHSQSYSRGSSRSRTPSKSSSHSRSRSKSRSTSKSGHQRTASKSPRRTTSQISENKPVKTEPLRATVPQNENVVVQPVVAENIPVIPLSDSPPPSRWKPGQKPWKPSYERIQEMKAKTTHLLPLQSTYSLANIKETGSSSSYHKREKNSESDRSAYSKYSDRSSESSPRSRSRSSRSRSYSRSYTRSRSLASSRSRSRSASSRSHSRNKYSDRSQCSRSSSYSSVSSDEGRRAKRKFRSSGKKKNTSNKRHSSSSEKRLRNKYVKSRDKCSSQRKYSESRSSLDYSSDSERSSVQVTQSAQKKERRVQMEMHSKQEKNRNKEKSKPEQECPLSKKRASKDNLSDHLRNGSKPKRKNYAGSKWDSESNSERDVTKNSQSISRPSSDKEEGEATSDSESEFGEIHSKAKPLTKSSAGTSLPDGNGAWKSSKQRSSTSDSDGSYSNSENTRRKARKHKHGSKENLKREQTKKAKEKLKGKKDKKHKAPKRKQAFHWQPPLEFGEEEEEEMSEKQITQEPKEKKQVSENSETMKENTPHPEKSCEEGSLSGKCNPVLTSSDTDQPPKEDGKLGASPTAFSPEELAASPSSIQHVAEDVPGVLEDILQTDDNMDICTPDRSSPAKEASPLGHSRLAAPDVNIVLKQDVHTEPPETEEVKQESSTSESKTMGDVGKRDSSPASLACAVESTVKREGAEKSQLGVLDNKWKPLQGVGNLPAPVTPTSSAVEVKALTAAPEMKPQGLRIEIKSKNKVRPGSLFDEVRKTARLNRRPRNQESSSEEQTPSRDGDSQSRSPSRSRSKSETKSRHRTRSVSYSHSRSRSRSSTSSYRSRSYSRSRSRGWYSRGRTRSRSSSYRSYKSHRSYTYDSYYSRSRSRSRSQRSDSYHRGRSYNRRSRSCRSYGSDSESDRSYSHHRSPSESSTYS, encoded by the exons GGTTCATGTCGTCTTTGGATTAGTTATTTCTGGTTTTGAAGTAATTGAACAGAttgaaaatctgaaaacagaTGCTGCAAGCAGACCTTATGCAGATGTGCGAGTTATTGATTGTGGGGTGCTTGccacaaaatcaacaaaagatg tttttgagaaaaaaaggaagaaaccaacTCATTCAGAAGACTCGGATTCCTCTTCcaattcctcttcctcttcagaaTCTTCTTCAGAAAGTGAAATTGAACatgagagaagcagaagaaggaaacataAGAGGCGGCCAAAAGTTAAACATTCTAAAAAGAGACGAAAGGAAGCAAGCAGTTCAGAAGAACCAAGGACTAAACACATTATGAGCCCAAAAGG TCACTCTGAGAGGAGTCATACCAATGAAAAAAGGTCAGTTGATTCAAATGCTAAAAGGGAGAAGCCTGTGGTCCGCCCAGAGGAGATTCCTCCAGTTCCTGAGAACCGATTTTTACTGCGAAGAGACATGCCTCTCGTCACGGTGGAACCTGAGCC GAAAATTCCTGATGTTACACCCATTGTTAGTGATCAGAAACCATCTGTATCAAAATCTGGACGGAAGATTAAAGGAAGGGGCACAATT CGCTATCACACTCCTCCAAGGTCAAGATCATGTTCTGAATCAGACGATGATGATAGCAGTGAAACTCCTCCTCattggaaagaagaaatgcaGAGATTAAGAGCATACAGACCACCTAGTGGAGAAAAATGGAGTAAAGGAGATAA ATTAAGTGACCCCTGTTCAAGCCGATGGGATGAGAGAAGCTTGTCCCAGAGATCCAGATCATGGTCCTATAATGGATATTATTCAGACCTTAGTACAGCAAGACACTCTGACAGTCACCATAAAAAacgcaggaaagagaaaaaggttaaacataaaaagaaagctaaaaagcAGAAACATTGCAGAAGACACAAGCAGACTAAGAAGAGAAGGATTATTGTACCGTCTGACATAGAATCCTCAAAGTCTTCCACCCGACGAATGAAATCCTCTTGTGATAGAGAAAGGAGATCTCGTTCTTCCTCGTTATCATCTCATCACTCATCAAAAAGGGACTGGTCTAAATCTGATAAAGATGACCAGAGCTCTTCAACCCATTCCAGCAGAGACTCCTACAGATCTAAATCTCACTCACAGTCTTATTCTAGAGGAAGCTCAAGATCAAGGACTCCGTCAAAATCCTCATCACATTCTCGAAGTAGATCAAAGTCCAGATCTACTTCCAAGTCAGGACACCAAAGGACAGCATCAAAATCACCAAGACGAACAACCTCTCAGATAAGTGAAAATAAACCAGTTAAAACGGAACCTTTACGAGCAACAGTGCCACAAAATGAAAACGTTGTAGTACAACCAGTGGTGGCGGAAAATATTCCTGTAATACCATTGAGTGACAGTCCCCCTCCTTCAAGGTGGAAGCCTGGACAGAAGCCCTGGAAGCCCTCTTATGAGCGAATTCAGGAAATGAAAGCTAAAACAACCCATTTGCTGCCCCTCCAGAGCACTTACAGTTTAGCAAATATCAAAGAGACTGGAAGTTCATCATCCtaccataaaagagaaaaaaattcagaaagtgaTCGGAGTGCTTATTCAAAATACAGTGATAGAAGTTCGGAAAGCTCACCAAGGTCAAGGAGCAGATCTTCTAGGAGTAGATCTTATTCCAGATCATACACAAGGTCACGAAGTCTAGCTAGTTCACGTTCAAGATCTAGGTCTGCCTCATCTAGATCTCATTCACGAAATAAATACAGTGATCGTTCACAGTGTAGTAGATCTTCGTCATACTCTTCTGTTAGCAGTGATGAAGGAAGACGAGCCAAGAGAAAATTCagatccagtgggaaaaaaaagaacacttcaaATAAGAGGCACAGCAGCAGCTCTGAGAAGAGACTTCgcaataaatatgtgaaaagcaGGGACAAGTGTTCGAGTCAGAGAAAGTACAGTGAAAGCCGGTCGTCTTTAGATTATTCTTCAGACAGTGAACGGTCAAGTGTTCAGGTTACACAGTCAGCCCAGAAAAAAGAGAGGCGGGTCCAAATGGAAATGCACagtaagcaagagaaaaacagaaataaagagaaatccaAGCCTGAACAGGAATGCCCTCTTTCAAAGAAAAGGGCCTCGAAGGACAATCTTTCTGATCACCTGAGAAATGGCAGTAAGCCCAAAAGGAAGAATTATGCTGGGAGTAAATGGGACTCTGAGTCAAACTCTGAACGAGATGTAACTAAAAACAGTCAGAGTATTTCCCGGCCATCTTCTGATAAGGAAGAAGGTGAAGCTACATCAGATTCTGAGTCAGAGTTTGGTGAAATTCACAGCAAAGCCAAACCCCTGACGAAATCTTCAGCAGGTACTTCGCTGCCTGATGGTAATGGTGCTTGGAAGTCAAGTAAGCAGCGGTCTTCAACCTCTGATTCTGATGGGTCCTATTCCAATTCAGAAAACACTAGAAGAAAGGCACGGAAGCATAAACACGGgtcaaaagaaaatcttaaaagagaacagaccaaaaaagcaaaggagaaattaaaagggaaaaaagacaaaaagcacaAGGCTCCAAAACGAAAACAGGCGTTTCACTGGCAGCCTCCACTAGAATttggtgaggaggaagaggaggagatgagTGAAAAACAAATTACTCAGGagccaaaagagaaaaaacaagtttCTGAAAATAGTGaaaccatgaaagaaaatacTCCACACCCTGAGAAGTCCTGTGAAGAGGGCAGCCTCTCAGGTAAATGTAATCCAGTCTTGACTTCGTCAGATACCGATCAGCCTCCTAAAGAGGATGGTAAACTTGGCGCTTCTCCTACGGCTTTCAGTCCTGAGGAGcttgctgcttctccctccagcaTTCAGCATGTTGCAGAAGATGTCCCGGGCGTTCTGGAGGATATCCTGCAGACAGATGACAACATGGACATCTGCACTCCTGACAGGAGCTCCCCAGCCAAGGAGGCATCCCCTCTGGGACATTCAAGGCTGGCTGCCCCAGACGTAAACATTGTTCTAAAACAGGATGTGCACACGGAGCCTCCTGAGACAGAGGAGGTAAAACAGGAAAGCAGCACGTCGGAAAGCAAAACGATGGGGGACGTGGGGAAACGGGACAGCAGCCCTGCTAGCCTGGCCTGTGCTGTCGAAAGCACTGTGAAGAGAGAGGGGGCTGAGAAGAGCCAGCTTGGTGTCCTGGATAACAAGTGGAAGCCCCTGCAAGGGGTGGGGAACCTGCCGGCACCGGTGACCCCCACATCCAGTGCCGTGGAGGTGAAAGCGCTGACTGCGGCCCCCGAGATGAAGCCGCAAGGTTTGAGGatagaaattaaaagcaaaaataaagttcGGCCTGGGTCTCTCTTTGATGAGGTAAGAAAGACGGCACGCTTAAACCGGAGGCCAAGGAATCAGGAGAGTTCAAGTGAAGAACAGACACCTAGTCGGGATGGGGATAGCCAGTCCAGGAGTCCGAGCAGATCTCGAAGTAAATCAGAAACcaaatcaagacacagaacaaGGTCTGTCTCCTATAGTCACTCAAGAAGTCGATCGCGAAGTTCCACGTCATCCTATCG ATCAAGAAGCTATTCCAGAAGTCGCAGCAGAGGATGGTACAGCAGAGGCCGCACAAGAAGCCGGAGCAGTTCCTACCGCAGTTACAAAAGTCACAG GTCCTACACTTATGATAGCTACTATAGCAGGAGTCGGAGTCGGAGCCGGAGCCAGAGGAGTGACAGTTACCACCGAGGCAGAAGTTACAACAGGCGATCCAG GAGTTGTAGATCTTATGGCTCTGACAGTGAAAGTGACCGAAGTTACTCTCATCACCGGAGCCCCAGTGAAAGCAGCACATATAGTTGA